A portion of the Terriglobia bacterium genome contains these proteins:
- a CDS encoding ABC transporter ATP-binding protein, which yields MIMTQGLTKWYGRKVALQDLSFCVEPGTIFGFLGPNGAGKSTTVKVLTGLLRPTNGQASVAGFDVVEQPLEVKRRLGYVPETGALYESLSPAEYLELVACLHHLDRKVAITRMDELLALFGVLDVKQQRMTEFSKGMKQKVLISAALLHKPEVLFLDEPLNGLDANAAMIFKELLKKMAAQGKTILFCSHILEVVERICSRILIINEGKRIIEGTAQEICSSTGSETLEQAFGHLTGSRDAGQVTADFLAALERV from the coding sequence ATGATCATGACGCAGGGACTAACCAAGTGGTACGGCAGAAAGGTAGCCCTCCAGGACCTGAGCTTCTGCGTGGAGCCGGGGACGATTTTCGGCTTCCTGGGGCCTAACGGCGCGGGTAAGTCCACTACCGTGAAGGTCCTTACCGGGCTGTTGCGGCCCACGAACGGACAAGCATCGGTCGCAGGATTCGATGTGGTGGAACAGCCTCTGGAAGTCAAGAGACGGCTCGGCTATGTGCCGGAAACCGGCGCGTTGTATGAGAGTCTCTCTCCAGCCGAGTATCTGGAGTTGGTGGCCTGCCTGCACCATCTCGACCGGAAAGTCGCCATCACCCGCATGGACGAACTCCTGGCGCTTTTCGGGGTCCTGGACGTCAAGCAACAGCGCATGACCGAATTCTCCAAGGGTATGAAGCAGAAGGTGCTCATTTCGGCCGCACTGCTGCATAAGCCGGAGGTGCTCTTCCTCGACGAGCCGCTCAACGGCCTGGACGCCAATGCGGCCATGATCTTCAAGGAACTGCTCAAGAAAATGGCTGCACAGGGTAAGACCATTCTCTTTTGCTCTCACATCCTCGAAGTTGTGGAGCGTATATGCTCCCGCATCCTCATTATCAATGAAGGCAAGCGCATCATCGAAGGCACCGCCCAGGAGATCTGCAGCTCCACGGGGAGCGAAACTCTGGAGCAGGCCTTCGGCCACCTCACCGGTTCGCGCGATGCCGGACAGGTAACTGCCGATTTCCTGGCCGCGCTGGAGAGGGTCTGA